One Candidatus Bathyarchaeota archaeon DNA segment encodes these proteins:
- a CDS encoding diphthine--ammonia ligase — protein sequence MIWERVVTKSFISWSGGKDSCLALYKALKTGVKASFLLTMLEEKGLRSRSHGLKKKVFDIQSKAIGVPILYKKTSWENYEEKFKEAIEWLKKHGVEAGVFGDIYLPEHKDWVEKVCSETKIKALEPLWGEPYEKIINEFLAYGFEAIIISVKSKLINEDWLGKSFNKNFINYLKSIKVDLLGENGEYHTLVTYGPLFKKRIKILKDEKIQVGDHSFLDVEVDLK from the coding sequence ATTATTTGGGAGAGAGTTGTTACGAAAAGCTTTATTTCTTGGAGCGGGGGAAAAGACAGTTGTTTAGCTCTTTATAAAGCTTTAAAAACAGGTGTTAAAGCTTCATTTTTATTAACAATGCTTGAAGAAAAAGGGTTAAGATCTAGAAGCCATGGATTAAAGAAGAAAGTTTTTGACATTCAATCTAAAGCTATTGGAGTGCCAATTTTATATAAAAAAACTTCTTGGGAAAACTATGAAGAAAAATTTAAAGAAGCTATAGAATGGTTAAAAAAGCATGGAGTTGAAGCAGGTGTTTTCGGAGATATATATTTGCCAGAACATAAAGATTGGGTTGAAAAAGTTTGCAGTGAAACAAAAATTAAGGCTTTAGAACCTCTTTGGGGAGAACCATATGAGAAAATAATTAACGAATTTTTAGCCTACGGTTTTGAAGCTATAATTATAAGCGTTAAATCTAAATTAATTAATGAAGATTGGCTTGGCAAAAGCTTTAACAAAAACTTTATTAATTATCTTAAAAGCATTAAAGTTGATTTGCTTGGTGAAAATGGAGAATATCACACGTTAGTAACTTATGGACCTTTATTTAAAAAAAGAATTAAAATACTAAAGGATGAAAAAATTCAGGTTGGTGATCACAGCTTTTTAGATGTAGAAGTTGATTTAAAATGA
- a CDS encoding asparagine synthase, protein MNFKQEVLKVFNKVIKDYYADALLLSGGLDTSIIAYSATQYFKPYAITVAFTNKAPDLKYARIIANHLKLQNFIKVFNLKEAVKAAAQVIKIVKSFDPMEVRNDIPLYMALKHAKKYGLKSVITGDGGDELFAGYPFLFKLKSYEVDKWIKNVINHWFFAAKPIGENLKIKVLQPFLDERIIKLALKIPSKLKITKRKGVTYGKYILRKAFENLLPAEIIWRDKNPIEVGSESIKLSEIFQATQEEFNELSKIVKLNSLEQAYYFKIYLKEVGEIPKPKNREKQCLKCGGGVPVNRNYCKICGAYPI, encoded by the coding sequence ATGAATTTTAAACAGGAAGTTTTAAAAGTTTTTAATAAAGTTATTAAGGATTATTATGCTGATGCTCTCCTTCTCTCCGGGGGATTAGATACATCAATAATAGCATATTCAGCAACCCAATATTTTAAACCATATGCAATAACAGTTGCCTTTACTAATAAAGCTCCAGATTTAAAATATGCAAGAATTATTGCAAACCATCTTAAACTTCAAAATTTTATTAAAGTTTTTAACCTTAAAGAAGCTGTTAAAGCAGCTGCACAAGTGATTAAAATTGTTAAAAGCTTTGACCCTATGGAAGTTAGAAACGATATACCATTATATATGGCTTTAAAACATGCAAAAAAATATGGATTAAAATCAGTAATTACTGGGGATGGAGGTGATGAACTTTTTGCAGGCTACCCTTTTCTTTTTAAACTTAAATCATATGAAGTTGATAAATGGATAAAAAATGTTATAAACCATTGGTTTTTCGCAGCTAAACCTATAGGAGAAAACCTAAAAATAAAGGTTTTACAACCATTTCTAGATGAAAGAATAATTAAGCTTGCATTAAAGATTCCAAGCAAGCTTAAAATAACAAAAAGAAAAGGCGTAACCTATGGAAAGTATATTTTACGCAAAGCTTTTGAAAACCTTTTACCTGCAGAGATAATTTGGAGAGATAAAAATCCAATAGAAGTAGGAAGCGAAAGTATAAAGTTAAGTGAAATATTTCAAGCTACTCAAGAAGAATTTAATGAGCTTTCAAAAATAGTGAAGTTAAACAGTTTAGAGCAAGCTTATTATTTTAAGATATACTTAAAAGAGGTGGGTGAAATACCTAAACCTAAAAATAGAGAAAAACAATGCTTGAAATGTGGGGGAGGAGTACCAGTTAACAGGAATTACTGTAAAATTTGTGGGGCATACCCTATTTAA
- a CDS encoding NagC family transcriptional regulator yields the protein MSKRFAGIKGLSGREALRLMQKMGVGVEELNNVEKVEIKMGPRKIIIENPKVAAIKLQGQIMYQITGGEIKEEEEKLEEQKETVLEEDVKLVAEQAGVSLEEARKALETSGGDLAQAILSLKEKK from the coding sequence ATGAGTAAAAGATTCGCTGGTATAAAAGGGTTAAGCGGTAGAGAAGCATTAAGGTTAATGCAGAAAATGGGTGTGGGAGTAGAAGAGTTAAATAATGTTGAAAAAGTTGAAATTAAAATGGGACCAAGAAAAATTATTATAGAAAACCCTAAGGTTGCTGCTATTAAGCTTCAAGGGCAAATCATGTATCAAATTACTGGGGGAGAAATAAAAGAGGAAGAAGAAAAACTGGAGGAACAAAAAGAAACAGTTTTAGAAGAGGATGTAAAGCTTGTAGCTGAACAAGCTGGTGTAAGCTTAGAAGAAGCTAGAAAAGCTTTAGAAACATCTGGAGGAGATTTAGCGCAAGCAATTCTTTCATTAAAGGAGAAAAAATAA
- the eno gene encoding phosphopyruvate hydratase has translation MKDKKYLIKKVDAREILDSRGNPTIEAEVITEGGFIGRASVPSGASTGIYEALELRDLDESRFFGKGVSKAVLNVKTKISEALIGMDCRKQREIDEEMIKLDGTKNKSALGANAILSVSLANAKAAANAEGVALHEYLGGVTSVALPIPMMNIINGGKHAGNKLKIQEFLILPVNADSFKEALRMGVEVYHTLKNILKNKYGASAINVGDEGGFAPPMDKTNEALEAIIKAIEESGLKLNKDVWLGVDAAASNFYDEKNGKYSIDNKALTPEEMLEFYKGLIKNYKVFSIEDPFQEEDFESFAQLTKEVGKNTQIVGDDLFVTNIERLNKGISIGAANALLMKVNQIGTLTEAIEAAELAFRNGFKVIVSHRSGETEDSTIADIAVGIKAQEIKTGAPARGERTAKYNQLLRIEEYLGNSAKYWGKILA, from the coding sequence ATGAAAGATAAAAAATATTTAATTAAAAAGGTTGATGCTAGAGAAATCTTAGACTCTAGAGGAAACCCAACTATAGAAGCTGAAGTAATTACTGAAGGAGGTTTTATAGGTAGAGCTTCTGTTCCTTCAGGCGCTTCAACAGGAATATATGAAGCTTTAGAGCTGAGAGATTTAGATGAATCTAGATTTTTTGGCAAGGGTGTTTCTAAAGCTGTATTAAATGTGAAAACAAAAATTTCTGAAGCTTTAATTGGAATGGATTGTAGAAAGCAAAGAGAAATTGATGAGGAAATGATTAAGCTTGATGGAACTAAAAATAAAAGCGCTCTTGGCGCTAATGCTATTTTAAGTGTTTCTTTAGCTAACGCTAAAGCTGCGGCTAATGCTGAAGGAGTTGCTTTGCATGAATATTTAGGTGGAGTAACATCTGTAGCTTTACCTATTCCAATGATGAACATTATAAATGGTGGAAAGCATGCTGGAAACAAATTGAAAATTCAAGAATTTTTAATTCTACCTGTAAACGCAGATTCTTTTAAAGAAGCTTTAAGAATGGGAGTTGAAGTTTATCATACCTTAAAAAACATTTTAAAAAACAAATATGGGGCTTCAGCAATTAATGTTGGAGATGAAGGGGGGTTTGCGCCTCCAATGGATAAAACAAATGAAGCTTTAGAAGCTATTATAAAAGCGATAGAGGAAAGCGGGCTTAAATTAAATAAAGATGTTTGGTTAGGCGTTGATGCTGCTGCCAGCAATTTTTACGATGAAAAAAATGGAAAATACAGTATTGATAATAAAGCGTTAACGCCTGAAGAAATGCTAGAATTCTATAAAGGATTAATAAAAAATTATAAAGTATTCTCTATAGAGGATCCGTTTCAAGAAGAAGATTTTGAAAGCTTCGCTCAATTAACAAAAGAAGTTGGAAAAAACACTCAAATAGTTGGAGATGACTTATTCGTTACAAATATAGAAAGATTAAATAAAGGAATAAGCATAGGCGCAGCTAACGCTCTGCTTATGAAAGTAAATCAAATAGGAACGCTTACTGAAGCTATTGAAGCAGCTGAACTAGCCTTTAGAAATGGATTTAAAGTAATTGTAAGCCATAGATCTGGAGAAACTGAAGACTCAACAATTGCTGATATAGCTGTTGGAATAAAAGCTCAAGAAATTAAAACTGGAGCTCCAGCTAGAGGGGAAAGAACCGCAAAATACAATCAACTTTTAAGAATTGAAGAATATTTAGGAAACTCAGCAAAATACTGGGGGAAAATTTTAGCTTAA